Proteins encoded by one window of Methyloterricola oryzae:
- the xrtD gene encoding VPLPA-CTERM-specific exosortase XrtD: protein MYLLLIAGLVFACFYDSVGFLLHEWGREEYSHALLLPFIVGFLIWQQKRDLALLQFTGSWFGCLLTLMGVTLGLIGELASLYVLVHYALVVIILGLALSIFGRQFFARVVVPLCFLFFAIPLPQFLYRSLSSTLQLLSSQIGVSFIRLCDISVFLEGNVIDLGAMQLQVVEACSGLRYLFPLMSLAFMCAYFYKVALWKRALVFVSSIPITVLMNSFRIGVIGVTVEYFGKEAAEGFLHDFEGWIVFMACTGILVAEMWLLARFGNDPRPLQEVFGLTFPEPLPADTPYRDRTLPIQYWVVGGLLILSFCLSLSLEHREEVSPARVGFSELPLRLGNWIGRREAMEQQYIDALKFDDYVLADYVYNPIAGSEFSAIPLISGSRMPVNFYSAYYSSQRKGESIHSPRSCIPGGGWQIASHEVVTVDGVSLYGQPMKLNRLLIQKGEDRQLVYYWFQQRGRDLTNEYVIKWYLFWDALTMNRTDGALVRLTTLAPKGEDIAAADARLQDFLKVSLPELDKYIPR from the coding sequence ATGTATTTGCTGCTGATTGCTGGATTGGTTTTTGCTTGTTTTTATGACAGCGTAGGTTTTTTGCTGCATGAATGGGGCAGGGAAGAATATAGCCATGCTTTGCTTTTACCATTTATTGTTGGCTTCCTTATATGGCAGCAGAAAAGAGATCTTGCCTTGCTGCAGTTTACAGGGTCGTGGTTTGGGTGTCTGTTAACGTTAATGGGGGTGACTCTGGGCTTGATTGGGGAACTCGCTTCCTTGTATGTTTTGGTTCACTATGCGCTCGTAGTGATTATTTTGGGGTTGGCTTTAAGTATTTTCGGTCGACAGTTCTTCGCGCGAGTAGTCGTTCCACTGTGCTTTCTGTTTTTTGCAATACCGTTACCGCAATTTCTCTATAGGAGCCTTTCATCGACGTTGCAGCTGCTCTCTTCTCAGATTGGGGTTTCCTTTATAAGACTATGTGATATCAGTGTGTTTCTGGAAGGAAACGTCATTGACTTAGGGGCAATGCAGTTGCAGGTTGTTGAAGCTTGCAGCGGGCTGCGTTATCTATTTCCGTTGATGAGCCTGGCTTTTATGTGCGCCTACTTCTACAAGGTGGCGCTGTGGAAGAGGGCCCTGGTTTTTGTTTCTAGCATCCCAATTACTGTCCTGATGAATAGCTTTCGCATCGGCGTGATAGGTGTTACGGTGGAGTACTTTGGCAAGGAAGCGGCGGAAGGCTTTCTTCATGACTTTGAAGGCTGGATTGTCTTTATGGCATGTACCGGGATTCTTGTGGCTGAGATGTGGCTACTCGCGCGCTTTGGGAACGATCCTCGCCCTTTACAAGAAGTGTTTGGTTTGACATTTCCGGAGCCACTCCCGGCTGACACTCCATATCGTGACCGGACGCTACCAATTCAGTATTGGGTTGTCGGGGGGTTGCTGATTCTGTCTTTTTGCCTTTCTCTATCTCTTGAACATCGAGAGGAGGTTTCTCCAGCCCGCGTTGGTTTCAGCGAATTGCCGTTGAGGTTAGGCAATTGGATTGGGCGGCGTGAGGCTATGGAACAGCAGTATATCGATGCATTGAAGTTCGATGACTACGTCCTTGCGGATTATGTTTATAACCCAATTGCCGGAAGCGAGTTTTCGGCGATTCCTCTGATCTCTGGTTCTAGGATGCCGGTCAATTTCTATTCGGCCTATTACTCCTCTCAGCGTAAGGGCGAGTCAATTCATTCTCCGCGCTCCTGCATCCCGGGCGGTGGTTGGCAGATCGCCTCGCACGAGGTCGTGACTGTGGATGGTGTTTCCTTGTACGGGCAGCCGATGAAGCTTAATCGTTTGTTGATTCAGAAGGGTGAAGACCGGCAATTGGTGTATTACTGGTTCCAGCAGCGCGGGCGAGATCTGACGAACGAGTACGTGATCAAGTGGTATTTGTTCTGGGATGCGTTGACCATGAACCGCACTGACGGCGCGCTTGTGCGCTTGACTACGCTGGCGCCGAAGGGGGAGGACATTGCGGCTGCGGATGCGCGTTTGCAGGATTTCTTGAAGGTGAGTTTGCCGGAGTTGGATAAGTATATTCCGCGTTGA
- a CDS encoding MraY family glycosyltransferase: protein MKFYTVFLTALFFAMVLVSGLMRMAYKFNFVDVPDERKVHSVAIPRVGGIGMVLGSFAAVWLWMEVTEEVRVFLGALVVIAGFGLWDDRADLDYRLKFFGQILAVAIVVFGGDVMVHTLSFAGCDPLPEWAAATLTVFYLLGMTNAMNLADGLDGLASGVSLLSLVCVMALASLADSTDLLLVSLAIVGGTMGFLRYNTHPAQVFMGDTGSQFLGFSLGVLTVWLTQRANTALAPELPLLIVGLPVVDTLTVMTTRILKRRSPFKADRSHFHHKLLDLGLDHHEAVLAIYAVQTLFVISAYFMRYESGAAVLGLYAGYFVVLVLFFPVAGLAGWHLDKGDAARISLITRGIESIRRQRWLERAANWTVSGMIVALFVAGGMIMRKPTLDMGTMALFIILVGLVFRAFRLPYSSMMQRLTIYTCAILIVYSLNSHAPDFISNFRQIFKFFFIALAIVIAVGVYNSSNESFKLTPSDFLVMIVLLMSAYLPVVRKTHMDFVVLQSVILLYAVEFVLRRDGRLPLTVWVSSMAGLLVVGGRALL from the coding sequence ATGAAGTTTTATACGGTTTTTCTCACGGCCCTGTTCTTCGCCATGGTGCTCGTGTCTGGCTTGATGCGCATGGCATACAAGTTCAACTTTGTGGATGTGCCGGATGAGCGGAAGGTGCACTCTGTGGCGATTCCGCGGGTTGGCGGTATCGGTATGGTGCTGGGCAGTTTTGCCGCTGTCTGGTTGTGGATGGAAGTCACCGAGGAAGTGCGTGTGTTCCTGGGTGCTTTAGTGGTAATTGCTGGGTTCGGCTTGTGGGATGACAGGGCCGATTTGGATTACCGGCTCAAGTTCTTTGGGCAGATTCTGGCGGTTGCGATCGTCGTGTTCGGCGGCGATGTGATGGTACATACCCTGTCGTTTGCAGGTTGCGACCCGCTGCCGGAATGGGCGGCAGCGACGCTGACGGTTTTTTACCTTTTGGGCATGACCAATGCGATGAATCTGGCGGACGGCTTGGATGGCCTGGCCAGTGGTGTGAGCCTGCTGAGCCTGGTGTGCGTCATGGCCTTGGCGTCGCTCGCGGATTCTACCGACCTCTTGCTGGTGTCTCTGGCCATCGTCGGCGGCACCATGGGGTTTCTGCGTTATAACACCCATCCCGCTCAGGTTTTCATGGGGGATACGGGAAGTCAGTTTCTGGGCTTCAGTCTTGGCGTGTTGACGGTATGGCTGACCCAGAGAGCCAACACCGCGCTGGCTCCGGAATTGCCCTTGCTGATCGTCGGCCTGCCGGTGGTGGATACCCTCACGGTGATGACGACGCGCATTCTGAAGCGAAGGTCTCCGTTCAAGGCCGATCGCAGCCACTTCCATCACAAGTTGCTGGATCTGGGCCTGGATCATCACGAGGCGGTCTTGGCGATCTACGCCGTGCAGACCTTGTTCGTGATTTCGGCGTATTTCATGCGTTACGAGAGTGGCGCTGCTGTTTTGGGGTTGTACGCGGGCTATTTTGTCGTTTTGGTGCTCTTTTTCCCCGTGGCCGGGCTTGCGGGATGGCATCTAGATAAAGGCGATGCTGCCAGGATTTCCCTCATTACGCGGGGTATAGAAAGCATCCGCCGCCAGCGTTGGCTGGAACGGGCCGCCAATTGGACGGTTTCCGGGATGATCGTGGCGCTGTTTGTGGCGGGAGGCATGATCATGCGCAAGCCGACGCTGGACATGGGCACCATGGCCTTGTTCATCATCCTGGTGGGCTTGGTCTTCCGCGCGTTTCGCTTGCCCTATTCATCCATGATGCAGCGGCTGACGATCTATACCTGCGCCATTCTCATCGTATACAGCCTGAATTCGCATGCGCCGGACTTCATCAGCAATTTTCGCCAGATATTCAAGTTCTTCTTCATCGCCCTGGCCATAGTCATAGCTGTGGGCGTTTACAATTCCAGCAACGAGAGCTTCAAGCTGACCCCGTCAGACTTCTTGGTCATGATCGTGCTGCTGATGTCGGCGTACCTGCCGGTGGTGCGCAAGACGCATATGGATTTTGTGGTTCTGCAGTCGGTGATTCTGCTCTACGCGGTGGAGTTCGTCCTGAGGCGGGACGGGCGTTTGCCATTGACGGTTTGGGTTTCTTCCATGGCTGGGCTGTTGGTGGTGGGCGGTCGCGCCTTGCTCTGA
- a CDS encoding ATP-binding cassette domain-containing protein produces MRTTPSAIVHAERLCKSFGKQRVVDDISFRIEPGEFCGILGPNGAGKTTTLRMLVGSTPCSSGTLTVLGHSIPAQARAMRARIGVVPQADNLDPDFSVVENLRVYGRYFGLGRRDVEGRIPELLAFAALEEKADCRISQLSGGMRRRLSIARALINRPELLILDEPSTGLDPQIRQNIWQLLRQLQKDGLTIILTTHYMDEAERLCGRIILMDHGRILADKPPETLVRERIEPHVLEVFGPDLTAWQRANPLNGPIRCEQVGETGFYYGADLQALVQSLDGWPSLRYSYRPANLEDVFLKMTGRELRDA; encoded by the coding sequence GTGCGCACCACACCCTCTGCCATCGTCCATGCCGAACGCCTGTGCAAGAGCTTTGGCAAGCAGCGGGTGGTGGACGACATTTCCTTCCGGATCGAGCCGGGTGAGTTCTGCGGCATCCTCGGCCCCAACGGCGCGGGCAAGACGACCACGCTGCGCATGTTGGTGGGTAGCACGCCCTGTTCTTCCGGCACGTTGACCGTCTTAGGCCATTCCATACCTGCCCAGGCACGCGCGATGCGCGCACGTATCGGCGTGGTGCCGCAAGCGGATAATCTGGACCCGGACTTCAGCGTTGTTGAGAACCTGCGTGTCTACGGCCGCTATTTCGGGCTTGGACGCAGAGACGTGGAAGGGCGGATTCCGGAATTGCTGGCCTTCGCCGCGCTGGAAGAGAAGGCCGATTGCCGTATCAGCCAGCTTTCGGGAGGCATGCGCCGGCGGCTTTCCATTGCCAGGGCATTGATAAACCGGCCCGAGCTGCTGATTCTGGATGAACCGAGCACGGGGCTGGACCCGCAGATTCGCCAGAACATCTGGCAATTGCTGCGGCAGTTGCAGAAGGACGGCCTGACCATCATCCTCACCACCCACTACATGGACGAAGCGGAACGGCTGTGTGGGCGCATTATCCTCATGGACCATGGCCGGATTCTGGCGGATAAGCCCCCCGAAACCCTGGTGCGGGAGCGCATCGAGCCGCATGTGCTGGAGGTGTTTGGGCCGGACCTGACAGCCTGGCAGCGCGCCAATCCCTTGAATGGTCCTATTCGCTGTGAACAGGTGGGGGAGACGGGCTTTTATTACGGAGCGGATCTCCAGGCCTTGGTGCAATCCCTGGATGGTTGGCCGTCTTTGCGCTATTCCTACCGGCCCGCCAATCTGGAAGACGTGTTTCTCAAGATGACTGGCCGCGAGCTGCGTGATGCCTGA
- a CDS encoding ABC transporter permease → MPDWLKRWLAVWRRNALVWRKSARTALLGGFAEPLFYLFALGYGLGSFVGEVQGVPYIAFLTAGILATSSMNSATFEGLYLAYTRMEVLKTWDGMLAAPLSISDVVMGEILWMSTKSLISAGLILLVTSAFGLAAGWEALWVLPVACLSGFCFGSMALLVTSFARSYDFFVYYITLVVTPMVLLSGVFFPVNALPEPIRIGSACLPLSHVVAVIRPLVSGQWEWSLLPHLGVPAGFAVICTALAMFRLRRRLLQ, encoded by the coding sequence ATGCCTGACTGGCTGAAGCGCTGGCTGGCCGTTTGGCGGCGCAATGCCCTGGTGTGGCGCAAGTCCGCCAGGACCGCCTTGCTGGGGGGCTTTGCCGAGCCGCTGTTCTATTTGTTTGCACTGGGTTACGGCTTGGGCAGTTTTGTCGGCGAGGTGCAGGGCGTGCCTTATATCGCCTTCCTCACCGCTGGCATTCTCGCCACCAGTTCCATGAACTCGGCTACGTTTGAGGGACTCTACCTGGCATATACGCGGATGGAAGTGCTGAAGACCTGGGACGGCATGCTCGCCGCGCCTCTGAGCATCTCGGACGTGGTGATGGGCGAGATACTCTGGATGAGCACCAAGAGCCTGATCAGCGCAGGCCTGATCCTGCTCGTCACCTCGGCCTTCGGTCTGGCCGCCGGTTGGGAGGCGCTGTGGGTGCTCCCGGTAGCCTGCCTGAGCGGGTTCTGCTTCGGCAGCATGGCGCTGCTGGTGACATCCTTCGCCCGCAGTTACGACTTCTTCGTGTATTACATCACCCTGGTCGTTACGCCCATGGTGCTCTTGAGCGGCGTGTTCTTCCCCGTGAATGCACTACCGGAACCCATTCGCATCGGCAGTGCCTGCCTGCCGCTTAGCCATGTGGTCGCCGTGATACGCCCCTTGGTTTCCGGGCAGTGGGAATGGTCCTTGTTGCCGCACCTTGGCGTGCCGGCAGGATTCGCCGTGATCTGCACCGCCCTCGCCATGTTCCGCCTGCGCCGGCGCTTGTTGCAGTGA
- a CDS encoding AbrB/MazE/SpoVT family DNA-binding domain-containing protein has protein sequence MTLQAEVQVGPQGRLVIPAQMRKAMNLQPGELLIARVENDSLVLEKADAVKRRLKARFSHLPSELSLAEELIKDRRDEVDEDAST, from the coding sequence ATGACTCTGCAAGCCGAAGTGCAAGTGGGTCCACAAGGCCGCTTGGTCATTCCCGCGCAGATGCGCAAGGCGATGAATCTGCAGCCTGGCGAGCTACTCATCGCCCGCGTGGAAAACGATAGTCTGGTGCTGGAAAAAGCGGATGCTGTTAAGCGGCGCCTGAAAGCCCGATTTTCCCATCTACCGTCTGAACTCAGCCTGGCAGAAGAACTAATTAAGGACAGGCGCGACGAAGTCGATGAGGATGCATCGACGTGA
- a CDS encoding type II toxin-antitoxin system VapC family toxin, translating to MSHVLDASALLAFLKGEPGAEAVEGILSGALMSSVNWSEVIQKCLAYGVEIEGMRQEVEALGLSFRPFDEEQGELAAALWLKCKGLGLSLGDRACLALGLQSGRAVVTADRAWERADVGVEIRFVR from the coding sequence GTGAGCCATGTTCTGGACGCTTCTGCCTTGCTGGCCTTCCTCAAGGGCGAGCCTGGAGCAGAAGCTGTTGAAGGGATTTTGTCGGGCGCCTTGATGTCTTCGGTCAACTGGTCCGAGGTAATTCAGAAATGCTTGGCTTATGGCGTGGAGATCGAAGGCATGCGACAGGAAGTGGAAGCCTTAGGGCTATCCTTCCGGCCGTTCGACGAGGAACAGGGCGAACTGGCCGCAGCCTTATGGCTTAAGTGCAAGGGGCTCGGGCTCTCGCTCGGTGACCGCGCTTGTCTTGCTTTGGGACTCCAATCGGGGCGGGCAGTCGTTACGGCGGATAGGGCGTGGGAGCGCGCCGATGTGGGCGTGGAGATTCGATTTGTGCGTTGA
- the hrpA gene encoding ATP-dependent RNA helicase HrpA: protein MHDLQSLEKRLADCLRKDQHRFRRSLDRMRADQKSGKQPGGLSELVSRIEESSAARMTRQASIPKLEYPMDLPVSGKKDDILEAILHNQVVIVCGETGSGKTTQLPKICLEAGRGVSGYIGHTQPRRIAARSVATRIAEELGQAIGKAVGYKVRFHDHTSPDSLIKLMTDGILLAETQNDRFLDQYDTLIIDEAHERSLNIDFLLGYMKWLLPRRPDFKLIVTSATIDPERFSRHFNDAPIINVSGRTYPVEVRYRPMQVDGDAEDETGDELQRGILAAVDELYRDTKGDILIFLIGERDIRETAESLRKHHPADCEILPLYSRLSVAEQDRVFRTHQKRRIVLATNVAETSLTVPGIRAVIDAGHARISRYSHRSKLQRLPIENISQASANQRAGRCGRIGPGICIRLYSEADFYRRTEFTDPEILRTNLAAVILQMKALGLGDLSDFPFLERPDERMVRDGVRTLQELNAIDDKRRLTEIGKRLAKLPVDPRLGRILLAASDENSLTEVAIIVSALSLQDPRERPSDKAQVADQKHAPFKDENSDFLSYLKLWRAYQEQKKHLSNSKLRQWCQSSFLSYLRMREWEDIHQQILQTAKGELTLRFNQAESEYGEIHRPLLTGLMANVSCKQEGSEYLGARGIKCQIWPGSALFKPRPKWILSAETVETTKVFARTVAKIEPEWIERCCAHMVKSHYYEPHWEKKAGRAAILERLTLFSLTVLAGRRVPLENIDPVMARDLFIRHALVQQEYDSKAPFFIHNRELLAEADYLQQKGRRVDLVADEEWIYQFYDERIPTEVVSGVTFEAWRKKAERGNPSLLKMTREDITRKSDEALHDQNFPDELAIGDIRLTLEYRFEPGHEDDGVTAIIPIHLLNQLPSEPFQWLVPGLIKEKLVALIKNLPKATRRHFVPAPDYAERALPQLDFGRGKLTEQLSAALRRLGGFTVAQQEWSEEGIPLHLRMNFALVDESKVVVARSRDLEALKKQRGQEAVQNFQVLAKEELSFTGCRDWAFGDMPERFQSGQVFGFPALVDEGETVGLRVFDTPEAAAASQERGLVRLFRLAMSKELKYLRKNLPLNPQAELAYRQLPPHPYIYPEFKPGRDLREDVLDRIMAALYLDGQPDIRSSAAFEKRLAEGRSEVVPVGNAAGKLAGDILALAHDVAAKLKNRPGPSAEDMRQQLSRLVFAGFVAVTPYPALKELPRYLKALQYRLEKSAQDPGRDQRQLAEIAPLWQKYWQEVEQKRARIAPERDPFRWMLEELRVSLFAQALKTPYPVSAKRLADAWAARAGK, encoded by the coding sequence ATGCACGATCTCCAATCCCTTGAAAAACGCCTCGCCGATTGCCTGCGCAAGGACCAGCACCGCTTCAGGCGGAGCCTGGATCGCATGCGCGCCGACCAGAAATCCGGCAAGCAACCGGGTGGCCTGTCCGAACTGGTCAGCCGCATCGAGGAATCCAGCGCCGCGCGAATGACGCGCCAAGCCAGTATCCCGAAGCTGGAGTATCCGATGGATCTGCCGGTCTCCGGCAAGAAGGACGATATCCTCGAAGCCATCCTGCATAACCAGGTGGTGATCGTTTGCGGGGAAACCGGCTCCGGAAAAACCACCCAGTTGCCGAAGATCTGCCTGGAGGCGGGCAGGGGCGTTTCGGGTTACATCGGTCACACCCAGCCGCGGCGCATCGCCGCCCGCAGCGTGGCGACGCGCATCGCGGAAGAATTGGGGCAGGCCATCGGCAAGGCGGTGGGCTACAAGGTCCGTTTCCACGACCACACCAGCCCCGACAGCCTCATCAAGCTGATGACCGACGGCATTTTGCTGGCGGAAACCCAGAACGACCGCTTTCTCGACCAGTACGACACCCTGATCATCGACGAGGCCCACGAGCGCAGCCTCAACATCGATTTCCTGCTGGGCTACATGAAGTGGCTGCTGCCGCGCCGGCCCGATTTCAAGCTCATCGTCACCTCGGCCACCATCGACCCGGAGCGCTTCTCGCGCCACTTCAACGACGCGCCCATCATTAATGTCTCGGGCCGCACCTATCCGGTGGAGGTCCGTTACCGTCCCATGCAGGTGGACGGCGATGCCGAGGACGAGACGGGGGACGAACTGCAGCGCGGCATTCTCGCGGCGGTGGACGAACTTTATCGCGACACCAAGGGCGATATCCTGATCTTCCTCATCGGTGAGCGCGACATCCGCGAGACCGCCGAATCTCTGCGCAAGCACCATCCGGCGGATTGCGAGATCCTGCCCCTGTATTCGCGCCTGTCGGTGGCGGAGCAGGACCGGGTCTTCCGCACCCACCAGAAGCGCCGCATCGTGCTGGCCACCAACGTGGCGGAAACCTCGCTGACGGTGCCGGGCATCCGCGCGGTGATCGATGCCGGCCACGCGCGCATCAGCCGCTACAGCCATCGCAGCAAGCTGCAGCGCCTGCCCATCGAGAATATTTCCCAGGCCAGCGCCAACCAGCGGGCCGGGCGTTGCGGCCGTATCGGCCCCGGCATCTGCATCCGGCTTTATTCGGAGGCGGATTTCTACCGGCGTACCGAGTTCACCGATCCGGAAATCCTGCGCACCAACCTGGCCGCCGTCATCCTGCAGATGAAGGCCCTGGGCCTGGGCGATCTGTCGGATTTCCCCTTCCTAGAGCGCCCGGACGAGCGCATGGTGCGCGACGGTGTCCGCACCCTGCAGGAACTCAACGCCATCGACGACAAGCGCCGGCTCACCGAGATCGGCAAGCGCCTAGCCAAGCTGCCGGTGGACCCGAGGCTGGGCCGCATCCTGCTGGCGGCATCGGATGAAAACAGCCTGACCGAGGTAGCCATCATCGTGTCGGCACTGAGCCTTCAGGACCCCCGCGAACGCCCGTCCGACAAGGCCCAGGTGGCGGATCAGAAGCACGCGCCGTTCAAGGACGAGAATTCGGATTTCCTGAGCTATTTGAAGCTATGGCGCGCTTATCAGGAGCAGAAGAAGCACCTGTCCAACAGCAAGCTGCGGCAATGGTGCCAATCCAGTTTCCTGTCCTATCTGCGCATGCGCGAGTGGGAGGACATCCACCAACAAATCCTGCAGACCGCCAAGGGCGAGCTTACCCTGCGCTTCAACCAGGCGGAATCCGAGTACGGCGAAATTCACCGGCCCTTGCTGACCGGGTTGATGGCCAATGTAAGTTGCAAGCAGGAAGGCTCGGAGTACCTCGGCGCGCGTGGGATCAAGTGCCAGATCTGGCCCGGCTCGGCGCTGTTCAAGCCCAGGCCGAAATGGATCCTCTCGGCGGAGACGGTGGAGACCACCAAGGTCTTCGCCCGCACCGTCGCCAAGATCGAGCCGGAATGGATCGAGCGCTGCTGCGCCCACATGGTCAAGAGCCATTATTACGAGCCTCACTGGGAGAAGAAGGCGGGCCGTGCCGCGATCTTGGAGCGGCTTACCTTGTTCAGCCTCACGGTGCTGGCAGGCCGGCGCGTGCCGCTGGAGAACATCGACCCGGTCATGGCGCGCGATCTGTTCATTCGCCACGCCCTGGTGCAGCAGGAATACGACAGCAAGGCGCCGTTTTTCATTCATAACCGGGAATTGCTGGCCGAAGCCGACTACCTGCAGCAGAAGGGCCGGCGCGTGGACCTGGTGGCGGACGAGGAATGGATCTATCAGTTCTACGATGAGCGCATTCCGACCGAGGTGGTGAGCGGCGTCACCTTCGAGGCCTGGCGCAAAAAGGCTGAGCGCGGCAATCCGAGCCTGCTGAAGATGACCCGCGAGGACATCACCCGCAAGTCCGACGAGGCACTGCATGACCAGAACTTCCCGGACGAGTTGGCCATTGGTGACATCCGCCTGACCCTTGAATACCGCTTCGAGCCGGGCCACGAGGACGACGGCGTCACCGCCATCATTCCCATCCATCTGTTGAACCAGTTGCCGTCAGAGCCGTTTCAATGGCTGGTGCCGGGGCTCATCAAGGAAAAACTGGTGGCCTTGATCAAGAACCTGCCCAAGGCAACGCGGCGGCATTTCGTCCCGGCCCCTGATTATGCCGAGCGCGCGCTGCCGCAACTGGATTTTGGTCGGGGCAAGCTGACCGAACAGCTCAGCGCGGCCTTGCGGCGACTGGGCGGTTTCACCGTGGCGCAGCAGGAGTGGAGCGAGGAAGGCATCCCGCTGCATTTGCGCATGAACTTCGCCCTGGTGGACGAGAGCAAGGTGGTGGTGGCGCGCTCCCGAGATTTGGAGGCCCTGAAGAAACAGCGCGGGCAGGAAGCCGTGCAGAACTTCCAAGTGCTGGCGAAGGAGGAACTGTCGTTTACCGGATGCCGCGACTGGGCCTTCGGGGACATGCCGGAGCGCTTCCAGTCGGGCCAGGTGTTCGGGTTTCCGGCCCTGGTGGACGAAGGCGAGACGGTGGGACTGCGTGTATTCGACACCCCGGAGGCGGCTGCCGCCAGCCAGGAGCGGGGACTGGTGCGTCTGTTCCGCCTGGCCATGAGCAAGGAACTCAAGTACCTGCGCAAGAATCTGCCTCTGAATCCTCAGGCTGAGCTGGCGTACCGGCAACTGCCGCCGCATCCTTACATTTATCCCGAATTTAAGCCGGGACGCGATCTGCGCGAGGATGTGCTGGACCGCATCATGGCGGCATTGTACCTGGACGGGCAGCCGGATATCCGCAGTTCCGCCGCCTTCGAGAAGCGCCTGGCGGAAGGACGCAGTGAGGTGGTACCCGTGGGAAATGCGGCGGGCAAACTAGCGGGTGACATTCTCGCGCTCGCTCACGATGTGGCGGCCAAGCTGAAGAACCGGCCGGGGCCTTCGGCGGAGGACATGCGCCAGCAGTTGTCGCGGCTGGTTTTTGCCGGTTTTGTGGCGGTGACGCCGTATCCGGCCCTGAAAGAACTGCCGCGTTATCTCAAGGCTCTGCAATATCGGCTGGAAAAGTCCGCGCAAGACCCGGGCCGCGACCAGCGTCAGTTGGCGGAAATCGCGCCCCTGTGGCAGAAATATTGGCAGGAGGTAGAGCAGAAACGGGCGCGCATCGCGCCGGAACGCGACCCCTTCCGCTGGATGCTGGAGGAGCTACGTGTTTCCCTGTTCGCGCAGGCTTTGAAAACGCCGTATCCTGTGTCCGCCAAGCGCCTGGCGGATGCCTGGGCCGCGCGTGCTGGAAAGTAG
- the purT gene encoding formate-dependent phosphoribosylglycinamide formyltransferase, with amino-acid sequence MKIGTPLSAGATRVLLLGSGELGKEVVIALQRYGVEVIAADRYAHAPAQQVAHRAHVLDMTDPLAIRRLVESERPHFIVPEIEAIATDALAAIEQEGLAEVIPTARAVQLTMNREGIRRLAAEELGLPTSPYAFADSFESFEAAAESIGYPCFVKPVMSSSGKGQSMLRSSSDLERAWNHAQEGGRVKHGKVIVEGKVNFEFEITLLTVRTLNAAGEIETNFCEPVGHRQESGDYVESWQPQAMSAKAWEEAKHIAGAVTASLGGRGLFGVELFVQGDQVWFSEVSPRPHDTGMVTMITQNQSEFELHARAILGLPVSTVLRGPGASAVIYGGLDAVGIAYTDLEQALSVPETEVRLFGKPEAFVKRRMGVALALGADTHEARERARLAASRVLTSEV; translated from the coding sequence ATGAAAATCGGTACCCCCTTGAGCGCCGGCGCGACGCGCGTGCTGCTGCTCGGCAGCGGCGAACTAGGCAAGGAAGTCGTGATCGCCCTGCAACGCTATGGCGTGGAAGTGATCGCGGCGGATCGGTATGCCCACGCCCCGGCCCAACAGGTGGCTCATCGTGCCCATGTTCTGGACATGACCGACCCGCTGGCAATTCGGCGGTTGGTGGAAAGCGAGCGACCCCATTTCATCGTTCCGGAAATCGAAGCCATCGCCACGGATGCTTTGGCCGCAATCGAGCAGGAAGGACTGGCGGAAGTCATCCCCACGGCACGTGCGGTGCAACTGACCATGAACCGCGAGGGCATTCGCCGGTTGGCCGCCGAGGAATTGGGGCTGCCGACCTCGCCCTATGCCTTTGCCGATTCCTTTGAATCGTTCGAGGCGGCTGCCGAATCCATCGGGTACCCGTGTTTCGTCAAGCCTGTAATGTCCTCTTCCGGCAAGGGCCAATCCATGCTGCGCTCCAGCTCCGATCTGGAGCGCGCCTGGAACCACGCCCAGGAAGGTGGACGGGTCAAGCACGGCAAAGTGATCGTGGAAGGCAAAGTGAATTTCGAGTTTGAGATCACCTTGCTGACGGTACGTACCCTTAATGCGGCGGGCGAAATCGAAACCAACTTCTGCGAACCGGTGGGCCACCGCCAGGAGAGCGGCGATTACGTGGAGAGCTGGCAGCCTCAGGCTATGTCGGCCAAGGCCTGGGAAGAAGCAAAGCACATAGCCGGCGCGGTGACGGCCAGTTTGGGCGGGCGCGGCCTGTTCGGCGTGGAATTGTTTGTTCAGGGCGATCAGGTCTGGTTCAGCGAGGTGAGTCCCAGGCCCCACGACACGGGCATGGTCACCATGATCACCCAGAACCAGAGCGAGTTCGAGCTGCATGCCCGCGCCATTCTGGGGCTGCCGGTTTCAACCGTTTTGCGCGGTCCCGGCGCCAGCGCCGTGATCTATGGCGGTCTGGATGCGGTAGGCATCGCTTACACCGATTTGGAGCAGGCGTTGTCGGTCCCCGAAACCGAGGTGCGCCTGTTCGGCAAGCCGGAAGCCTTCGTCAAGCGCCGCATGGGTGTAGCCCTGGCCTTGGGTGCCGATACCCATGAAGCCAGGGAACGAGCGCGACTTGCCGCCAGCCGTGTTCTGACGTCCGAGGTTTGA